One stretch of Cohnella algarum DNA includes these proteins:
- the nadD gene encoding nicotinate-nucleotide adenylyltransferase has translation MKRTGLMGGTFDPIHIGHLLAAEAAREAASLDEVWFVPSSVPPHKPQPGASGEHRRAMVERAIGGHPAFRIEDMELARGGVSYTFDTVAALQKEHPDRSFCWIVGTDMMNDLPNWHRIEELAERISFVCLGRQGEESEERNLPEYLRKRLIPASMPPIGISSTEIRRRVKAGRTIRYQVPEAVREYLERWRLYES, from the coding sequence ATGAAGCGAACGGGGTTGATGGGAGGTACCTTCGATCCGATTCATATCGGCCATTTGCTGGCCGCCGAGGCCGCCCGGGAGGCGGCGAGCCTCGACGAGGTGTGGTTCGTGCCCTCCTCCGTGCCTCCGCACAAGCCGCAGCCGGGAGCAAGCGGCGAGCACCGCAGGGCGATGGTGGAGCGCGCGATCGGGGGCCACCCGGCCTTTCGGATCGAGGATATGGAGCTTGCGCGCGGGGGCGTGTCCTATACGTTCGATACGGTCGCCGCGCTGCAGAAGGAACATCCGGACCGAAGCTTCTGCTGGATCGTCGGGACGGATATGATGAACGACTTGCCGAACTGGCACCGGATCGAGGAGCTGGCGGAGAGGATCTCGTTCGTTTGCCTCGGACGGCAAGGCGAGGAAAGCGAGGAGCGCAATCTGCCGGAGTACTTGCGCAAGCGGCTCATTCCGGCGTCCATGCCTCCGATCGGCATATCCTCGACGGAAATCCGCCGCCGCGTCAAAGCCGGGCGGACGATCCGCTACCAGGTGCCGGAGGCGGTGCGGGAATATTTGGAAAGGTGGCGCTTATATGAATCGTGA
- a CDS encoding S1-like domain-containing RNA-binding protein has protein sequence MTLAAGTIARLRVHREVSPYGWYVGEADPASPQVLLPYGEAAGSRPATGDEVEAFLFHDDKGRMTATLRKPLLTLGAMGRLAVADFHPRLGWFLEIGIGRQLLLPLKELPPTKEWWPKEGDELHVVMKHDKEGRMLARLAKIEDYEAKAFRAPNSWHHEQKTAWVTDVFRDGVFVLVDGGLIGFGALGYIPNGSAPRQLRIGEKVEARVAKVRDDGRVTLSLRPSKEKGRVEDADRILAFLKERPGGAMPYSDATEADIIQRKFGLSKSAFKRALGKLMKDGLIKQEGNWTKLAAEQNETGSGKTPAND, from the coding sequence ATGACGCTCGCCGCGGGAACGATCGCTAGACTGCGCGTGCATCGCGAAGTGTCCCCGTACGGCTGGTACGTCGGCGAGGCCGACCCGGCAAGCCCGCAAGTGCTGCTGCCGTACGGCGAAGCGGCGGGTTCGCGTCCTGCGACGGGCGACGAAGTCGAGGCGTTTCTGTTTCACGACGACAAGGGGCGGATGACGGCCACGCTGCGGAAGCCGCTGCTTACGCTCGGGGCGATGGGCCGGCTTGCGGTAGCCGACTTCCACCCGCGGCTCGGCTGGTTTTTGGAAATCGGCATCGGCCGGCAATTGCTGCTCCCGCTTAAAGAGCTTCCTCCGACGAAAGAATGGTGGCCTAAAGAAGGGGACGAGCTTCATGTCGTCATGAAGCACGACAAGGAAGGCCGGATGCTGGCGCGGCTCGCCAAAATCGAAGACTACGAGGCGAAAGCGTTCCGGGCTCCGAATTCGTGGCATCACGAGCAGAAAACCGCCTGGGTAACGGACGTGTTCCGCGACGGCGTGTTCGTTCTGGTGGACGGCGGCTTGATCGGTTTCGGCGCGCTGGGGTACATCCCTAACGGTTCGGCGCCGAGGCAGCTGCGCATCGGAGAAAAGGTGGAGGCGCGCGTCGCGAAAGTCCGGGACGACGGAAGGGTGACGTTGTCGCTCAGACCCTCCAAGGAGAAGGGGAGGGTCGAGGATGCGGACCGCATCCTCGCTTTTTTGAAGGAACGGCCGGGCGGAGCGATGCCTTATTCGGACGCGACGGAAGCGGATATTATCCAGCGCAAATTCGGCCTCAGCAAAAGCGCGTTCAAACGGGCGCTCGGCAAGCTCATGAAAGACGGGCTGATTAAGCAGGAGGGCAATTGGACGAAGCTGGCCGCGGAACAAAACGAAACCGGCAGCGGCAAAACGCCGGCAAACGACTGA
- the rsfS gene encoding ribosome silencing factor, with amino-acid sequence MVTADQLLQTVVAAAEEKKAHEVLALNLRGISLVSDFFVICHGNSDTQVQAISTEIRKQAEQLGCTVRMEGLDTARWVLIDMGDVVAHVFHRDEREYYQLERLWSDAKAVTFA; translated from the coding sequence TTGGTTACGGCGGATCAATTGCTTCAAACGGTAGTGGCGGCGGCCGAAGAGAAAAAAGCTCACGAGGTGCTGGCGCTCAATTTGCGCGGCATATCCCTCGTGTCGGACTTTTTCGTCATTTGCCACGGCAACTCGGATACGCAGGTTCAGGCGATTTCGACCGAAATTCGCAAGCAGGCCGAACAATTGGGCTGTACGGTGCGAATGGAAGGCTTGGATACGGCGCGGTGGGTTTTGATCGACATGGGCGACGTCGTCGCCCACGTGTTCCATCGCGACGAACGGGAGTACTATCAGCTGGAGCGGCTTTGGTCGGATGCGAAAGCCGTGACGTTCGCATGA
- a CDS encoding shikimate dehydrogenase: MDSHTVLYGVIGDPIRHSRSPVMLNRAFEEAGINGAYGAFHVEPQRLGEAIAGIRALGFRGLNVTIPHKVEVMAHLDAIDESARAIGAVNTIVNDNGKLTGYNTDGVGYVRSLKEEVEPELAGKRIVVVGCGGAARGIVWALTREMPSGIVLANRTEARARELAASFGPEAGVTTVPWEALREACAEADVVVNTTSVGMAPHTEATPIDPGWLAPGAVASDLIYNPLTTSFLRGAAERGCRIHGGLGMFVYQGAYAYEYWTGRPAPVAAMREAVLASFADEAARSAK; this comes from the coding sequence ATGGACAGTCATACGGTTTTGTACGGCGTGATCGGGGACCCGATCCGCCATTCGCGTTCCCCGGTCATGCTGAATCGCGCTTTCGAAGAAGCGGGAATTAACGGCGCGTACGGCGCGTTCCACGTCGAGCCGCAGCGGCTGGGCGAAGCGATCGCGGGCATTCGCGCCCTCGGCTTCCGGGGACTGAACGTGACCATTCCCCACAAGGTCGAAGTGATGGCGCACCTGGACGCCATCGACGAGAGCGCCCGGGCGATCGGGGCGGTCAATACGATCGTCAACGACAACGGCAAGCTGACCGGCTACAATACGGACGGGGTCGGCTATGTCCGCTCGTTGAAGGAGGAAGTCGAGCCGGAGCTGGCCGGCAAGCGGATCGTCGTCGTCGGCTGCGGCGGCGCGGCGCGCGGCATCGTCTGGGCGCTGACGCGGGAAATGCCGTCCGGAATCGTGCTGGCGAACCGGACGGAAGCCCGCGCACGGGAGCTGGCCGCCTCGTTCGGACCGGAGGCGGGCGTGACGACCGTGCCGTGGGAGGCGCTGCGCGAGGCGTGCGCGGAAGCGGACGTCGTCGTCAACACGACGTCCGTCGGCATGGCGCCGCATACGGAAGCGACGCCGATCGACCCGGGCTGGCTCGCGCCCGGCGCCGTCGCGAGCGATCTGATTTACAATCCGCTCACGACCTCCTTTTTGCGGGGAGCCGCCGAACGGGGCTGCCGCATTCACGGCGGGCTGGGCATGTTCGTCTACCAGGGCGCATACGCTTACGAATATTGGACGGGCCGACCGGCGCCGGTTGCGGCCATGCGGGAAGCCGTGCTGGCCTCCTTCGCGGACGAAGCGGCCCGAAGCGCCAAGTAA
- a CDS encoding AAA family ATPase has translation MEQQTAMQLLDQIRHNVESCIFGKKDEITWMLTAIVAGGHVLIEDVPGTGKTQLVKALSQSIGGSFHRIQCNPDLLPTDITGVSIYHPKEEQFVFRPGPIMANMLLADEINRATTKTQSALLEAMEERSVSVDGVTYELPKPFVLFATQNPIEFEGTYSLPEAQLDRFLMKISLGYPDEASERRLITEPGAGRSADRLGAVASVDEIVEIQRLADQVHLDHSVADYLIALIRTTRSHPAVLLGASPRAGVALASAAKAYAFLQRRSFVLPDDVKAMSPLVLAHRLHLRAEARMQGTTEAGVLQEVLRLLPVPVGLER, from the coding sequence ATGGAACAACAGACCGCGATGCAATTGTTGGATCAAATTCGGCACAACGTGGAATCTTGTATTTTCGGCAAAAAAGATGAAATCACATGGATGCTGACGGCTATCGTGGCGGGAGGCCACGTGCTGATCGAAGACGTGCCCGGCACCGGCAAGACGCAGCTGGTCAAGGCGCTGTCGCAATCGATCGGCGGATCGTTTCATCGCATCCAATGCAACCCGGATTTGCTCCCGACCGACATTACCGGCGTTTCCATATATCATCCCAAAGAGGAACAGTTCGTGTTTCGCCCGGGACCGATTATGGCCAACATGCTCCTCGCCGACGAAATCAACCGCGCGACGACGAAGACGCAATCCGCGCTGCTCGAAGCGATGGAGGAGCGGTCCGTCTCGGTGGACGGGGTCACCTACGAGCTTCCGAAGCCTTTCGTCCTGTTCGCGACGCAAAATCCGATCGAATTCGAAGGCACGTACAGCTTGCCCGAAGCCCAGCTCGACCGCTTCCTGATGAAAATTTCGCTGGGCTACCCCGACGAAGCTTCCGAACGCCGGCTCATCACGGAGCCCGGCGCCGGCCGGTCGGCCGACCGGCTCGGAGCGGTCGCCTCCGTCGACGAAATCGTCGAGATTCAGCGGCTGGCGGACCAGGTTCATCTCGACCACAGCGTCGCCGATTACTTGATCGCGCTTATCCGCACGACCCGCAGCCATCCGGCCGTGCTGCTCGGCGCGAGTCCGCGGGCCGGCGTCGCGCTGGCTTCCGCGGCGAAGGCGTACGCGTTTTTGCAGCGGCGTTCGTTCGTGCTCCCGGACGACGTCAAGGCGATGTCGCCGCTCGTGCTCGCCCACCGGCTTCATCTGCGGGCCGAAGCGCGCATGCAGGGGACGACGGAAGCCGGCGTTCTGCAGGAAGTGCTGCGGCTGCTGCCTGTGCCGGTCGGCTTGGAGCGGTGA
- a CDS encoding YqeG family HAD IIIA-type phosphatase, whose protein sequence is MFQRLLPDQIVGTVYDIDLTALHARGIRGIITDLDNTLVSAKTPLATPELAEWLEKVKLAGFRVVVLSNNNLTRVSAFAQPLGIPYVPAARKPAQAAFRKALDMLGLAPEQAVVVGDQMMTDVLGGRRMGLHTILVTPIAPGEEGFGTRINRLIEKIALSRLTKQGLWPKKEER, encoded by the coding sequence ATGTTTCAACGCTTGCTGCCCGATCAGATCGTGGGCACCGTTTACGATATCGATTTGACCGCTCTGCATGCCCGGGGAATCCGGGGCATCATTACCGATCTGGACAATACGCTCGTCAGCGCCAAGACGCCGCTCGCGACGCCGGAATTGGCCGAATGGCTGGAGAAGGTGAAGCTTGCGGGTTTTCGCGTTGTCGTGCTTTCGAACAATAATCTGACCCGGGTGTCCGCTTTCGCCCAGCCTCTCGGCATTCCGTACGTGCCGGCGGCCCGCAAGCCCGCCCAGGCCGCATTCCGCAAAGCGCTGGACATGCTGGGACTTGCCCCCGAACAAGCGGTCGTCGTCGGAGATCAGATGATGACAGACGTGCTCGGAGGCCGCCGGATGGGGCTCCATACGATACTCGTGACCCCGATCGCGCCGGGAGAAGAAGGGTTCGGCACGCGGATCAACCGGCTGATCGAGAAAATTGCCCTGTCCCGTTTGACGAAGCAAGGACTATGGCCGAAAAAGGAGGAACGCTAA
- the yqeK gene encoding bis(5'-nucleosyl)-tetraphosphatase (symmetrical) YqeK codes for MNREALMEATRSQMPERRWRHVLGVVSAAEELAARFGGNPEQVWLAALLHDYCKAWPADRMESIIRGQNLPPELLDFDKELWHAHVGAWAVREELGIEDEEVLDAIRYHTSGREGMTLLDKLVCLADYMEPGRDFPGVNKIRELAQHSLEEALVAGFDSTISFLLEKGKTVFPLTVLARNDLIRTIRNQTKIS; via the coding sequence ATGAATCGTGAAGCGTTGATGGAAGCGACCCGGAGCCAAATGCCGGAACGCAGATGGCGGCACGTGCTGGGAGTCGTGTCCGCGGCGGAGGAGCTCGCCGCCAGATTCGGCGGGAACCCCGAGCAGGTATGGCTGGCCGCGCTGCTGCACGATTATTGCAAAGCTTGGCCCGCCGACCGCATGGAAAGCATCATTCGCGGGCAAAACCTTCCTCCGGAGCTGCTCGATTTCGACAAGGAGCTATGGCACGCGCATGTCGGCGCCTGGGCCGTCCGCGAGGAGCTCGGCATCGAGGACGAGGAAGTGCTGGACGCGATCCGCTACCATACGTCCGGCCGCGAGGGCATGACGCTCCTCGACAAGCTGGTGTGCCTGGCCGATTATATGGAGCCGGGAAGGGATTTTCCAGGGGTGAATAAGATTCGCGAACTCGCTCAACATAGCTTGGAAGAAGCGCTCGTGGCGGGCTTCGATTCCACGATCTCGTTCCTCCTCGAAAAGGGCAAAACCGTTTTTCCCTTGACGGTGCTCGCGCGCAACGATTTAATACGAACGATACGGAATCAAACGAAAATTTCTTAA
- the spoVAE gene encoding stage V sporulation protein AE: MQYVWAFLIGGGICVIGQLMFDVLKLTPAHTMATLVVAGAVIDGLGWYEPLIEFAGAGATVPITSFGNSLVHGALTELQRDGWIGVITGIFEVTSAGISAAIIFSFLAALVVRPKG; the protein is encoded by the coding sequence ATGCAATATGTATGGGCATTTCTGATCGGGGGCGGCATCTGCGTCATCGGGCAATTGATGTTTGACGTCCTGAAGCTGACGCCCGCCCACACGATGGCAACGCTTGTCGTGGCCGGCGCCGTCATCGACGGACTCGGCTGGTACGAGCCGCTGATCGAGTTCGCTGGCGCGGGGGCGACCGTTCCGATCACCAGCTTCGGCAATTCGCTCGTGCACGGCGCGCTTACCGAGCTTCAGCGCGACGGGTGGATCGGCGTCATTACCGGCATCTTCGAGGTGACGAGCGCGGGCATATCGGCGGCGATCATTTTTTCGTTCCTTGCGGCGCTCGTCGTCAGGCCGAAAGGGTAA
- a CDS encoding DUF58 domain-containing protein has protein sequence MKRLPITRFGWLSIGLYVSSFLFLMFQGGKTSLMLFVMLNGLAAYLLLGRFSGIGNVKGTRRLDDRHAGATLFAAGNRMRVKLDIEIPGFWPLPYVIVKERLTRVNGSESQEYELSFVPDYKRKGTILYETAPLRRGRYRYQSTLCSTKDIFGLFEHKGSFDNPLEIKVAPRTIALREWRMMRRSKSGVSQQRVASLWARETTQIDGVREYIHGDRMSRVHWNATARTGQWKSKEFEREALPRFVIVLDALSASYRTADSFELAVSSAASLLDFALRKGMPVGFATVGESRRWFGVERHPVNRETIMEHLIDLEPEGSGSLGDAVFEALDRFEAGAHFVVISSGTDEPLARALEALSARRQSPSHVLVGERNPSADEQKRLQRWQQLFRTNGWELIPLSRLEDLPNALEVGTA, from the coding sequence ATGAAGCGGCTGCCGATAACCCGGTTCGGGTGGCTGAGCATAGGCCTTTATGTTTCTTCTTTTCTTTTTCTCATGTTTCAAGGCGGCAAAACGTCGCTCATGCTGTTCGTCATGTTGAACGGACTCGCCGCTTATTTGCTGCTCGGACGGTTCAGCGGCATCGGCAACGTCAAGGGAACGAGAAGGCTCGACGATCGGCACGCGGGGGCGACGCTGTTCGCGGCGGGCAACCGCATGCGCGTCAAGCTGGATATCGAAATTCCCGGCTTTTGGCCGCTTCCGTACGTGATCGTCAAGGAACGGCTCACGAGGGTGAACGGCAGCGAGAGCCAGGAGTACGAGCTCTCTTTCGTTCCGGACTACAAGCGCAAAGGGACGATTTTGTACGAAACGGCTCCGCTGCGCAGAGGCCGTTACCGCTATCAATCCACCTTGTGCTCGACGAAAGACATTTTCGGGCTGTTCGAGCATAAGGGCTCGTTCGATAACCCGCTCGAAATCAAGGTCGCGCCGCGAACGATCGCGCTGCGGGAATGGCGCATGATGCGCCGCTCCAAATCGGGCGTTTCCCAGCAGCGGGTAGCTTCGCTGTGGGCGCGCGAAACGACGCAAATCGACGGCGTCCGGGAATATATCCACGGGGACCGGATGTCCCGCGTCCACTGGAACGCCACGGCCCGGACGGGCCAATGGAAATCCAAGGAATTCGAGCGCGAAGCGCTGCCGCGTTTCGTTATCGTCCTCGATGCTCTCTCCGCCTCTTATCGGACCGCCGACAGCTTCGAGCTGGCCGTTTCCTCCGCCGCTTCGCTGCTCGATTTCGCGCTGCGCAAAGGAATGCCGGTCGGCTTTGCCACCGTCGGCGAATCGAGAAGGTGGTTCGGCGTCGAGCGCCATCCGGTCAACCGCGAAACGATCATGGAGCATCTGATCGATTTGGAGCCGGAAGGCAGCGGATCGCTCGGCGATGCGGTGTTCGAAGCGCTGGACCGGTTCGAAGCCGGCGCTCATTTCGTCGTCATCAGTTCCGGCACGGACGAGCCGCTCGCTCGCGCCCTGGAGGCGTTGAGCGCGAGGCGGCAGTCTCCGAGCCACGTGCTCGTCGGCGAGCGGAACCCGAGCGCGGACGAGCAGAAGCGATTGCAGCGCTGGCAGCAATTGTTCCGCACGAACGGGTGGGAACTGATTCCCCTTTCCCGACTGGAGGATTTGCCTAACGCATTGGAGGTGGGAACCGCGTGA
- the yhbY gene encoding ribosome assembly RNA-binding protein YhbY yields the protein MLTGKQKRYLRSEAHHLQPIFQVGKGGVNDHLIRHIEEALEARELIKVNILNNNDDDRHEVADELAERSGAELVQVIGKTIVLYKESKDNKQIELP from the coding sequence ATGCTTACTGGCAAGCAGAAACGTTATTTGCGCTCCGAGGCGCATCATCTCCAGCCGATTTTTCAGGTCGGCAAAGGCGGCGTCAACGATCATTTGATCCGCCATATCGAAGAAGCGCTCGAAGCGAGGGAATTGATCAAAGTCAACATTTTGAACAATAACGACGACGACCGCCACGAGGTGGCCGACGAGCTCGCGGAGCGCTCCGGCGCGGAGCTCGTGCAGGTGATCGGGAAGACGATCGTCCTGTACAAAGAATCGAAAGACAACAAGCAAATCGAACTTCCTTAA
- a CDS encoding transglutaminase domain-containing protein, which translates to MSTVLASANRRTEPLFWHRLLLDRLHRLFAIVIVLQLVQCFGEYWWDETFGVVYAACAAYAVTELLIPRAFAARLAIQIVASCAAVVWLTDFVWYGWPDSWRSWDAIRMFLEWHGKQFHPYVELAAGSLLVAHFMAYVGSNKTRAIVFILTSVAALSVVDSFMPLELWRNIAWTVLAGLGWLFVLHLRTLRERHSDSWNALAERPLTLLVPAIVVIGMLVAIGMAMPRAPALLEDPYTIWLQAQNKEVPSFSGEGGLLSRSSSSSQSALSSTSGYGRDDTEIGGGFRFDYSPVMEVATSRRSYWRGETKAVYSGKGWSDRNGLETVPAAAGMSDLPMDPEIPEGVETRQVTQTVTMLREERTPVLFAAGPASSVGAVDASGNARLNWDPEEWELKFQRPARVESYTVVSEVPVLDVAVLSALPTIPEDGRTSIDVDPYLQLPESLPSRVRDLAAEATSGATGDYDRLKKLEQYLRTAYPYTNEPDISKQRSEDIVDAFLFEIQEGYCDYFSTAFVVMARSLGLPARWVKGYTSGFDPSMEEQMRLGGYQPDPDGAGTYTVRNADAHSWAEVYFEGYGWVSFEPTAGFSMPVAEVEPTAELPEATTEPVTETATEQPAEQASGRSPALPIAASAVAVVLLLAAAWAWFRRRALMDAWRQFRNRGTTPNQRIVRETERLIRFLKRKGFKHDPHETLRETVSGWSGRLQTLGPDFEHVLQQFEHARYAGGTGDEETYRRFIAAADKIRKSL; encoded by the coding sequence GTGAGTACCGTTTTGGCAAGCGCCAACCGGCGCACGGAACCGCTCTTCTGGCACCGCCTGCTGCTGGATCGGCTGCACCGCTTGTTCGCGATCGTGATCGTGCTGCAGCTCGTCCAATGTTTCGGCGAATATTGGTGGGACGAAACGTTCGGCGTCGTGTATGCCGCCTGCGCGGCATACGCCGTTACCGAACTGCTGATTCCGCGAGCGTTCGCGGCGCGGCTCGCCATCCAGATCGTCGCGTCCTGCGCGGCCGTCGTCTGGCTTACCGATTTCGTCTGGTACGGCTGGCCCGATTCCTGGCGAAGCTGGGACGCCATCCGGATGTTTCTGGAGTGGCACGGCAAGCAATTTCATCCGTATGTCGAGCTTGCCGCCGGTTCCCTGCTCGTCGCCCATTTCATGGCTTACGTCGGCTCGAACAAGACGAGGGCGATCGTGTTCATTCTGACTTCCGTCGCCGCGCTGTCCGTCGTCGATTCCTTCATGCCGCTCGAGCTGTGGCGGAACATCGCGTGGACGGTGCTTGCCGGGCTCGGCTGGCTGTTCGTTCTGCACCTTCGCACGCTGCGCGAGCGGCATTCCGACAGCTGGAACGCGCTTGCCGAGAGACCGCTGACGCTGCTCGTTCCCGCGATCGTCGTCATCGGCATGCTGGTCGCCATCGGCATGGCGATGCCGCGGGCGCCGGCGCTGCTTGAGGACCCGTATACGATCTGGCTGCAAGCCCAGAACAAGGAAGTGCCGAGCTTTTCCGGCGAAGGCGGACTGCTGAGCCGCTCGTCCTCCTCGTCCCAAAGCGCGCTCTCCTCCACGTCCGGCTACGGCCGCGACGATACCGAGATCGGCGGCGGCTTCCGGTTCGATTATTCGCCGGTCATGGAAGTGGCGACCAGCCGGCGGTCCTACTGGCGCGGAGAAACGAAGGCCGTCTATTCGGGCAAAGGCTGGAGCGACCGCAACGGTCTCGAAACGGTTCCTGCCGCGGCGGGAATGAGCGACTTGCCCATGGATCCGGAAATTCCGGAAGGGGTCGAAACGCGTCAGGTGACGCAAACCGTGACGATGCTCCGGGAGGAGCGGACGCCGGTGCTGTTTGCGGCCGGCCCCGCCAGCTCGGTCGGCGCGGTCGATGCTTCCGGCAACGCCAGATTGAACTGGGATCCGGAGGAGTGGGAGCTCAAGTTTCAACGCCCCGCAAGAGTGGAGTCGTACACGGTCGTTTCCGAGGTGCCCGTTTTGGACGTTGCGGTCTTGAGCGCGCTGCCGACCATTCCCGAAGACGGCCGGACGTCCATCGATGTCGATCCTTACTTGCAGCTGCCCGAATCGCTGCCTTCGCGGGTGCGCGACCTCGCGGCGGAAGCGACGAGCGGCGCGACCGGCGATTACGACCGGTTGAAGAAGCTGGAGCAATATTTGCGCACGGCTTATCCGTATACGAACGAACCGGACATAAGCAAGCAGCGGAGCGAAGACATCGTCGACGCGTTCCTGTTCGAAATCCAGGAAGGGTATTGCGATTATTTCTCGACGGCGTTCGTCGTCATGGCGCGGTCGCTCGGACTGCCGGCCCGCTGGGTGAAAGGCTACACGTCCGGGTTCGATCCGAGCATGGAGGAGCAGATGCGGCTGGGCGGCTATCAGCCGGATCCGGACGGAGCGGGAACGTACACGGTTCGCAACGCGGACGCGCATTCCTGGGCCGAAGTGTACTTCGAAGGCTACGGATGGGTTTCGTTCGAGCCGACGGCGGGCTTCAGCATGCCGGTCGCGGAAGTCGAACCGACGGCGGAACTGCCCGAAGCGACGACGGAACCGGTAACGGAAACGGCAACCGAACAACCGGCCGAGCAAGCTAGCGGCCGTTCGCCGGCGCTTCCGATCGCGGCTTCGGCCGTTGCCGTCGTCCTTCTGCTCGCGGCCGCGTGGGCCTGGTTCCGCCGCCGGGCGCTCATGGATGCCTGGAGGCAGTTCCGCAACCGCGGCACGACGCCGAACCAGCGGATCGTACGCGAAACGGAGAGACTGATTCGCTTCCTTAAAAGAAAAGGCTTCAAGCACGATCCGCACGAAACGCTGCGCGAGACCGTCTCCGGTTGGAGCGGGCGGCTGCAGACGCTTGGGCCGGATTTCGAGCATGTGCTCCAGCAATTCGAGCATGCCCGCTACGCGGGAGGAACCGGGGACGAGGAGACGTACCGCCGGTTCATCGCCGCCGCGGACAAAATCCGCAAATCGTTATAA
- the yqeH gene encoding ribosome biogenesis GTPase YqeH, translating to MAEKGGTLSLTETVRERLNCAGCGIALQFDRPDAPGYVPEAARDREPVICQRCFRIKNYNDASSVAIDQDDFLRFLGGIAATSSLVVHIVDLFDFEGSVISGLQRFVGNNPVLLVVNKIDLLPRVTNLNRLRNWVQKQASANGLKVADVVLCSARRNTGFDRVVDRIAELRGDRDVYVVGATNVGKSTLINRLISDYSDLKREVTVSRYPGTTLDAIRIPLDDGKSIIDTPGIVYRSRLSELVPRETLPAVMPDKPLKPLTYQLNSRQTIFFGGLARFDFVEGERQSFTLYVSSALPVHRTKMEKADELYEVHRGDMLSPPSREQLDSLPAWTRHSLRIPKNASLDIFVSGLGWIQANGKSGAQVDIYAPKGVKVLLRDSML from the coding sequence ATGGCCGAAAAAGGAGGAACGCTAAGCTTGACGGAAACGGTACGAGAACGACTCAACTGCGCCGGCTGCGGCATCGCGCTGCAATTCGACCGGCCGGACGCGCCCGGATACGTGCCGGAAGCCGCGAGAGACCGCGAGCCGGTCATCTGCCAGCGCTGCTTCCGCATCAAAAACTATAACGACGCCTCGAGCGTGGCGATCGATCAGGACGATTTTTTGCGGTTTTTGGGCGGCATCGCCGCGACGAGCAGCCTGGTCGTCCATATCGTCGACCTGTTCGACTTCGAGGGCAGCGTCATTTCCGGGCTGCAGCGGTTCGTGGGCAACAACCCGGTGCTGCTCGTCGTCAACAAAATCGACCTGCTGCCGCGGGTGACGAACTTGAACCGGCTTCGCAACTGGGTGCAAAAGCAGGCGAGCGCCAACGGCCTGAAGGTGGCGGACGTCGTGCTGTGCAGCGCTCGCCGCAATACCGGATTCGACCGCGTTGTCGATCGGATCGCGGAGCTGAGGGGCGATCGGGACGTCTATGTCGTCGGAGCGACGAACGTCGGGAAAAGCACGCTGATTAACCGCTTGATCTCGGACTACAGCGATTTGAAGCGGGAAGTGACCGTTTCCAGGTATCCCGGCACGACGCTCGACGCGATCCGGATTCCGCTCGACGACGGAAAGTCGATTATCGATACGCCGGGAATCGTATACCGGTCGCGGCTTTCGGAGCTGGTCCCCCGTGAAACGCTGCCGGCGGTCATGCCGGACAAACCGCTGAAGCCGCTGACTTACCAGCTGAACAGCCGGCAGACGATTTTTTTCGGCGGGCTTGCGCGCTTCGATTTCGTGGAAGGGGAAAGGCAGTCGTTCACTTTGTATGTTTCTTCCGCTTTGCCCGTTCACCGGACGAAAATGGAGAAGGCAGACGAATTGTACGAGGTTCATCGCGGCGACATGCTGTCGCCGCCCTCGCGCGAGCAGCTCGACAGCCTGCCGGCCTGGACGAGACACTCGCTGCGAATTCCGAAAAACGCGTCGCTCGATATTTTCGTTTCGGGATTGGGCTGGATTCAGGCCAACGGGAAAAGCGGCGCGCAAGTGGATATCTACGCGCCCAAAGGGGTCAAGGTGCTGCTTCGGGATTCGATGCTGTAA